In Lactococcus paracarnosus, a genomic segment contains:
- a CDS encoding metal-sulfur cluster assembly factor, protein MANYTTEEVEKIKDRILSALEGVIDPELGVDIINLGLVYAIEFEDSGRTEIQMTLTTMGCPLADLLTDQIHDALKEVPEVSEVEVKLVWYPAWSVDKMSRYARIALGIR, encoded by the coding sequence ATGGCAAATTATACAACAGAAGAAGTTGAAAAAATTAAAGACAGAATTCTGTCAGCATTAGAAGGCGTAATCGATCCAGAATTAGGGGTTGATATTATTAACCTCGGTCTGGTATATGCGATTGAGTTTGAAGATTCTGGTAGAACAGAAATCCAAATGACGCTGACGACGATGGGCTGCCCACTTGCAGACCTCTTGACTGATCAAATCCACGACGCCCTAAAAGAAGTACCAGAAGTCTCTGAAGTTGAAGTGAAACTGGTTTGGTACCCTGCATGGAGTGTTGACAAAATGAGCCGTTATGCGCGAATCGCTTTAGGGATTAGATAA
- a CDS encoding restriction endonuclease — translation MSFKEIYFQVNRNKKLIVEQNELIENQKTEIEKLKNQKLELNIDIQNYKKKENSFNKSFLEFEVKKQDYEIMIKDNFILKREHDKNLLRVKVSHLEIVALEDRIVELKNIIIDKNIEISSLDEIVEDLSYKIDNFEKITDNGKLRDFILDNKNLPIFYKSILIYNSDNDLKKYFSNFVKKYTNETFNFIMPDIDDRLNKYLNGEKIALTAFDNYSLETNNSLKFCDDVLIRFIELLHSKDLKIQLNNYLVVEFVKFEVIKQIFLSMKDEINISKIKTNNTKDFFYSCFNYFTENELKQFNVIAFISYYCFEHRILVDNYKNLDDFYKIQQKYYKDFEFEKLDSIISADQVEVTQTNYLDKIDFMDGFEFERFLSTLFLKLGFKRNVTKKTGDQGADLIVDKDGVSYAVQAKRYSSPVGNKAVQEAISGKAYYETNHAMVVTTSHYTRQAQELARKSGVILWNRDKLFNIIKEAYKENALD, via the coding sequence ATGTCATTCAAAGAAATTTATTTTCAGGTAAATAGAAATAAAAAACTAATAGTGGAACAAAACGAATTAATTGAAAATCAAAAAACGGAAATCGAAAAACTAAAAAATCAAAAGTTAGAATTAAATATTGATATTCAAAATTATAAGAAAAAAGAAAATAGCTTTAATAAATCTTTTCTAGAGTTTGAGGTAAAAAAACAAGATTATGAAATAATGATAAAAGATAATTTTATTTTAAAAAGAGAACATGATAAAAATTTATTAAGAGTTAAAGTTTCACATTTAGAGATAGTAGCTCTAGAAGATAGAATTGTAGAATTAAAAAATATTATAATAGATAAAAACATAGAAATAAGTAGTTTAGATGAAATAGTTGAAGATTTGAGTTATAAAATAGATAATTTTGAGAAAATAACTGATAATGGAAAATTGAGAGATTTCATTTTAGATAATAAAAATCTTCCAATATTTTATAAGAGTATTCTAATATATAATTCGGATAATGATTTGAAAAAATATTTCAGTAACTTTGTTAAAAAATACACTAATGAGACTTTTAATTTTATTATGCCTGATATTGATGATAGGCTGAACAAGTATTTAAATGGCGAGAAAATTGCTCTAACTGCTTTTGATAATTATTCTTTGGAAACGAACAATTCTTTAAAATTTTGTGATGATGTATTGATTAGGTTCATTGAATTGCTTCACTCTAAGGATTTAAAAATTCAATTAAATAACTATTTAGTAGTTGAATTTGTGAAATTTGAAGTAATTAAACAGATATTTCTTAGCATGAAAGATGAAATAAATATCTCGAAAATTAAAACTAATAATACTAAAGATTTTTTTTATTCATGTTTTAATTATTTCACTGAAAACGAGTTAAAACAGTTCAACGTAATTGCCTTTATTTCGTATTATTGTTTTGAACATAGAATTTTAGTTGATAACTATAAAAATTTAGATGATTTTTATAAGATTCAGCAAAAATATTATAAAGATTTTGAATTTGAAAAATTAGATAGTATTATTAGCGCCGATCAAGTTGAAGTAACTCAAACAAATTATCTGGATAAAATAGATTTTATGGATGGATTCGAATTTGAAAGATTTTTGTCAACTTTATTTTTAAAATTAGGGTTTAAAAGAAATGTAACAAAGAAAACAGGAGACCAAGGGGCTGATTTAATTGTTGATAAAGATGGCGTAAGTTATGCAGTACAAGCGAAAAGATATTCTAGTCCTGTAGGGAATAAAGCTGTACAAGAAGCTATTTCAGGAAAAGCTTATTATGAGACAAATCATGCTATGGTTGTTACTACTAGTCATTATACTAGGCAGGCACAAGAATTGGCTAGAAAATCAGGAGTAATATTATGGAACAGAGATAAACTTTTTAATATAATAAAAGAAGCATATAAGGAAAATGCTTTAGATTAG
- a CDS encoding ABC transporter ATP-binding protein: MKGVVVYTIKIENLTKRYGQNQTIKSINFTAKSGRITAFLGQNGAGKSSTLRILLGLDFATSGSATFDHKKYAEMACPLKLVGAAFDGVAGVPTYTVNRHLNLIARSNGIAIDRVKEVIELVGLTDKIRSKIRSLSLGEGQRLGIAVAILGNPQYLVFDEPTNGLDPAGMRWFRDFLIQQKMQGKTILLSSHLISEVAAMADDIVIIHKGEIRMTGELNMILREGETLEEIFFSLTEGGA, from the coding sequence ATGAAGGGAGTTGTCGTGTATACAATTAAAATAGAAAATCTTACCAAAAGGTATGGTCAAAACCAGACGATTAAGTCGATTAATTTTACAGCAAAATCAGGTAGGATTACAGCGTTTTTAGGCCAAAATGGTGCAGGTAAGAGCTCAACGCTGAGGATTTTATTAGGGCTAGATTTTGCAACATCTGGTAGCGCAACATTTGATCATAAAAAATATGCAGAAATGGCTTGTCCTTTGAAACTAGTTGGCGCAGCATTTGATGGTGTAGCGGGCGTGCCGACATACACAGTAAATAGACATTTAAACCTGATTGCTAGAAGTAACGGGATAGCGATTGATCGGGTAAAAGAGGTGATTGAACTGGTTGGATTGACAGACAAAATACGTTCGAAAATAAGATCCCTTTCCTTAGGAGAGGGACAAAGGTTGGGTATTGCAGTCGCTATATTAGGCAATCCACAATACCTTGTTTTTGATGAACCAACGAATGGCTTAGATCCAGCTGGCATGCGCTGGTTTAGGGACTTTTTAATACAACAGAAAATGCAGGGCAAAACGATTCTCTTATCATCGCATTTGATTTCCGAAGTGGCAGCTATGGCTGATGATATTGTGATCATTCATAAAGGTGAGATTAGGATGACTGGTGAATTAAACATGATTTTAAGGGAAGGTGAGACCTTAGAAGAGATTTTCTTCTCACTGACTGAAGGTGGTGCCTAG
- the gltB gene encoding glutamate synthase large subunit: MDKLQARQQTLWDQTFESDACGMGFIAQIDGKPTHELVDYAMTILERMNHRGGTGAEPDTGDGAGALFAMPHAFFAKVTSEKLIDLPQAGDYAVGQFFLPKEADKKVALCKSITAELQADGYQIILTRDVPFNFDNCGPAAQDIMPAFVQFIISKPSDSKSGRDFEDRLYRLRRKLEKTFATSELFICSLSSKTIVYKGMLHAFQVRTFYPDLSDPDFKSTIALTHSRFSTNTFPSWDRAQPFRYLAHNGEINTLRGAENWMTSHKIEIYNEENSDSAKLENCMEYLYRNGRDMPHALLMMIPEAWGEEAGLSPELTSFYEYTSSFMAPWDGPAALVFTDGDTVGARLDRNGLRPSRYSITEDNFIVCSSESGVVDFAPSRVVEKGVLGPGNMMLVDTVNGKILRNEEVKKHYAAQYPYEKWLAKNLRHIDELASQGEFPEMSEASLQTMHKLFGYTDEVIRTVIVPMAEYGQEPVISMGYDSPLAVLSQKNQSLFTYFKQQFAQVTNPPIDAIREKIVVGTEVYLGRDGDLRSDDAANCVKLKLDSPVLSTLDFEKIAFSQDKKHKSKLISTLYDVTKETQNRLENALVDMFKAVEAAVDNGASIIILSDRDQAEGRMPMPILLATSGLYNYMVEKGKGSQFSIVVDTAEVNEVHHFATIIGYGASAIHPYGAYQTLVDYHMADKVESFRHAAEKGIIKVMSRMGISTISGYKGAQLFEAVGLSSAVVDNYFRGTVTRIGGLSLDQIETEYLERYAFAYGPRSQETLPSGGSYQFKTDGEHHIFNPLTIYNFQKAVRQGDYALYKAYAEELHVEADETPSNLRHIWEFNHKRTPVALSEVEPVENIVTRFKVGAMSFGSLSKEAHETIAEAMNSIGAKSNSGEGGENRARYYKKADGTNLNSKIKQIASGRFGVNAEYVMSAEELQIKLAQGAKPGEGGQLPGGKAFPWVAEIRGSTPGVTLISPPPHHDIYSIEDLAQLIYDLKAVNPYAKINVKLVSSTGVGTIATGCVKAGADKVVIAGYDGGTGASPRNSARDAGLPWEMGLAEAHQTLTMNNLRQRMTLETDGKLMTGRDIAVAALLGAEEYSFASLALVAVGCVMMRVCSLNTCPVGVATQNPELRAHFAGKPEHVVNAMNFLAQDLREIMADLGFRSVDEMIGHAEVLKPKFIAKGKSKSLDFSRIIGTTMPIERKVVDPFIEERQWKELDSFAKAAIDSGTGVTIKEPINNVTRTAGARMAGWIAERYGNYALTPGLIKYEYTGIAGQSFASFATQGMELTLIGEANDYIGKALSGGRIIVKPPVDAGFNVEASPIVGNVSLFGAVRGEAYFRGRAGERFCVRNSGAKVVVEGVGEHGCEYMTGGLAVILGSTGQNFAAGMSGGVAYVYDSKGDFASKVNMEMVDLYKVGQTRGDDVLKEMVENHATYTGSEKAKALLADWDNALDKFVKVYPTEYHEIKEIEHHLIEDGLTGAELEMATFEKAMSTPAEEKAELIKVGGQ, encoded by the coding sequence ATGGATAAATTACAAGCTAGACAGCAAACTTTGTGGGATCAGACTTTTGAGTCTGATGCCTGCGGTATGGGCTTTATTGCCCAAATAGATGGTAAACCGACACATGAACTAGTGGATTATGCGATGACGATTTTGGAGCGCATGAACCATCGTGGTGGTACGGGTGCCGAACCCGATACAGGTGATGGTGCAGGGGCACTTTTTGCCATGCCACACGCCTTTTTTGCTAAAGTGACATCAGAGAAATTGATCGATTTGCCTCAAGCAGGCGACTATGCAGTTGGTCAATTTTTCTTGCCTAAAGAAGCAGATAAAAAAGTAGCCCTTTGTAAATCAATTACAGCAGAATTACAAGCAGATGGTTACCAAATCATCTTAACGCGTGATGTGCCTTTTAATTTTGATAACTGTGGACCAGCTGCACAAGATATTATGCCAGCATTTGTTCAGTTTATTATCTCAAAACCTAGCGATAGTAAAAGTGGTCGTGATTTCGAAGATAGATTATATCGCTTGCGCCGCAAACTTGAAAAAACATTTGCGACTTCAGAATTATTTATCTGTTCATTATCTAGTAAAACAATCGTTTATAAAGGGATGCTACATGCCTTTCAAGTGCGTACCTTCTATCCTGACTTATCAGACCCTGACTTCAAGTCAACGATTGCGCTGACACACTCACGTTTTTCTACAAATACCTTCCCATCATGGGATCGTGCGCAGCCTTTTCGTTATCTTGCCCATAATGGCGAGATCAATACCCTTCGTGGTGCTGAAAACTGGATGACATCGCACAAAATCGAAATTTATAACGAAGAAAACTCTGACTCAGCTAAACTCGAAAACTGTATGGAGTATCTCTACCGCAATGGTCGCGATATGCCACACGCCCTTTTGATGATGATTCCAGAAGCTTGGGGTGAAGAGGCTGGTTTATCACCAGAGTTGACGTCATTTTATGAATATACGTCTTCATTCATGGCACCTTGGGATGGTCCTGCTGCGCTAGTCTTTACAGATGGTGATACAGTTGGTGCACGTCTTGACCGGAATGGGCTTCGTCCTAGCCGTTATAGCATTACTGAGGATAACTTTATCGTCTGTTCATCAGAGTCAGGTGTTGTTGACTTTGCGCCTAGCCGTGTTGTCGAAAAAGGGGTGCTTGGCCCTGGTAACATGATGCTCGTGGATACAGTGAATGGTAAAATTTTGCGTAATGAAGAAGTTAAAAAGCATTATGCAGCGCAATATCCTTATGAAAAATGGTTGGCAAAAAATCTCCGTCATATCGATGAGCTTGCATCTCAAGGTGAATTTCCAGAGATGTCTGAAGCTAGTCTGCAAACCATGCATAAGTTATTTGGCTACACGGATGAGGTCATCAGAACAGTCATCGTGCCGATGGCAGAATATGGTCAAGAACCTGTTATCTCGATGGGGTATGACAGCCCACTTGCCGTCTTATCTCAGAAAAATCAATCCCTATTTACTTACTTTAAACAACAGTTTGCCCAAGTAACCAATCCGCCAATTGATGCCATTCGGGAAAAAATTGTGGTTGGGACAGAAGTCTATCTTGGCCGTGACGGTGATTTGCGTTCAGATGATGCCGCAAACTGCGTTAAGCTCAAACTAGATAGTCCAGTCTTGTCTACACTAGACTTTGAAAAAATTGCCTTTAGTCAAGATAAGAAGCACAAATCTAAACTGATTTCGACACTTTATGATGTGACAAAGGAAACACAAAATCGATTGGAAAATGCGCTAGTTGACATGTTTAAAGCAGTTGAAGCAGCTGTCGACAACGGTGCTAGCATTATCATCCTAAGTGACCGTGACCAGGCAGAAGGCCGTATGCCGATGCCAATCTTACTTGCCACATCTGGCCTGTATAACTACATGGTTGAAAAAGGTAAAGGTAGTCAGTTCTCTATCGTTGTGGATACGGCAGAGGTTAATGAAGTGCATCACTTTGCGACGATCATTGGCTATGGTGCAAGTGCAATCCATCCTTATGGTGCTTATCAAACACTCGTTGATTACCATATGGCTGATAAGGTTGAATCTTTCCGTCATGCTGCCGAAAAAGGCATCATTAAAGTCATGAGTCGGATGGGGATTTCGACCATATCAGGTTACAAAGGAGCGCAACTCTTTGAAGCCGTTGGTTTGTCATCTGCTGTTGTCGATAACTATTTCCGTGGGACTGTTACGCGTATTGGTGGCTTGTCATTGGATCAGATCGAAACAGAATACTTGGAACGTTATGCCTTTGCTTACGGCCCTCGTAGCCAGGAGACGTTACCATCAGGTGGGTCTTATCAGTTTAAAACTGACGGTGAACACCATATCTTTAACCCACTGACGATTTACAACTTCCAAAAAGCGGTTCGTCAAGGCGACTATGCGCTATATAAGGCCTACGCTGAAGAACTACATGTTGAGGCAGATGAAACACCGTCAAATCTCCGTCATATTTGGGAATTTAACCACAAACGCACGCCTGTTGCTCTGTCAGAAGTCGAACCAGTTGAAAATATCGTGACCCGCTTTAAAGTCGGTGCCATGAGTTTTGGATCGCTTTCTAAAGAAGCACATGAAACGATTGCAGAAGCCATGAACTCGATTGGCGCCAAATCAAACTCTGGTGAAGGCGGCGAAAATCGTGCACGTTACTATAAAAAAGCAGATGGCACGAATCTAAACTCTAAGATCAAACAAATCGCATCAGGTCGTTTTGGTGTTAATGCCGAATACGTCATGAGTGCAGAAGAATTACAAATTAAACTTGCCCAAGGTGCTAAGCCGGGTGAAGGTGGACAGCTACCAGGTGGGAAAGCCTTCCCATGGGTTGCTGAAATCCGTGGCTCAACACCAGGTGTTACCTTGATTTCACCACCACCACATCATGATATTTATTCTATCGAAGATTTGGCACAGTTGATTTATGACCTTAAAGCAGTTAATCCTTATGCTAAGATTAATGTGAAACTCGTGTCTTCTACTGGTGTAGGTACCATTGCCACTGGCTGTGTTAAAGCTGGTGCAGACAAGGTTGTGATTGCCGGTTATGATGGTGGGACAGGGGCGTCTCCTCGTAACTCAGCGCGTGATGCTGGCTTACCGTGGGAGATGGGACTTGCAGAAGCCCATCAAACCTTAACTATGAATAACTTGCGTCAACGGATGACACTTGAAACAGATGGCAAATTAATGACAGGCCGTGATATCGCTGTCGCAGCATTACTCGGCGCTGAGGAATATTCATTTGCCTCACTTGCTTTAGTCGCTGTAGGTTGTGTCATGATGCGCGTATGTTCATTAAATACGTGTCCAGTTGGGGTGGCAACACAAAATCCAGAACTTCGTGCCCACTTTGCAGGGAAACCTGAGCATGTTGTCAATGCCATGAACTTCTTAGCGCAAGATCTCAGAGAAATCATGGCTGATCTTGGCTTCCGTTCAGTGGATGAAATGATTGGTCATGCTGAAGTCTTGAAACCTAAGTTTATCGCCAAAGGTAAATCAAAATCACTTGATTTCAGTCGTATTATCGGGACAACGATGCCGATCGAACGTAAAGTTGTAGATCCATTTATCGAAGAACGTCAATGGAAAGAACTAGATAGCTTTGCTAAAGCAGCTATCGACAGCGGCACTGGCGTGACGATCAAAGAGCCAATCAATAATGTCACACGTACCGCTGGTGCGCGCATGGCTGGTTGGATTGCCGAACGTTACGGGAACTATGCCCTGACGCCAGGTTTGATCAAATATGAATACACAGGTATCGCTGGTCAATCCTTTGCCTCATTTGCGACGCAAGGGATGGAGCTTACCTTGATTGGTGAAGCCAATGACTATATTGGTAAAGCCTTATCAGGTGGTCGTATTATTGTTAAACCACCAGTAGATGCAGGCTTTAATGTCGAAGCCTCTCCGATCGTTGGTAACGTGTCACTATTTGGTGCAGTTCGTGGGGAAGCTTACTTCCGCGGCCGTGCTGGAGAACGCTTCTGTGTCCGTAACTCGGGTGCAAAAGTCGTTGTTGAAGGCGTTGGCGAACACGGGTGTGAGTATATGACAGGTGGTCTAGCTGTCATCCTCGGTAGTACAGGACAAAACTTCGCTGCTGGTATGAGTGGTGGTGTGGCTTATGTCTATGATAGCAAGGGTGACTTTGCTTCTAAAGTGAACATGGAGATGGTTGACCTCTATAAAGTGGGCCAAACCCGTGGTGACGATGTCCTCAAAGAAATGGTTGAAAACCATGCAACCTATACAGGATCAGAAAAGGCCAAAGCCTTACTTGCTGATTGGGATAATGCCCTTGATAAATTTGTCAAAGTTTATCCGACTGAGTACCATGAAATTAAAGAAATCGAACATCATCTCATAGAAGACGGTCTTACAGGGGCAGAGCTTGAAATGGCAACATTTGAAAAAGCAATGAGTACACCTGCTGAAGAAAAGGCTGAATTAATAAAAGTAGGAGGACAGTAA
- a CDS encoding LytR/AlgR family response regulator transcription factor → MTLKVAICDDDNTVSSQIEQVLQSYSKINFEIDVYYTPEKLMHALAYETYDFYILDIVFPTSSGLEIATTIRTINQTVPIIFLTTYSAYMEQVFKVNTFDYLLKPVLASDLTATLDRLTHYLQLSDATFQFQFNKIVYRIPLRRICYFEKCRRTVFIHLANGEEFETILTTKSLLEKLSADFVQIHHSYIINVTYIQKMSQKSMLLTSHKQQINLPMSRKFNSIAKEQILIRLRETI, encoded by the coding sequence ATGACATTAAAAGTTGCAATTTGTGATGATGATAATACAGTATCAAGTCAGATAGAGCAGGTATTACAGAGCTATAGTAAAATCAATTTTGAGATTGACGTTTACTACACGCCTGAAAAATTGATGCATGCACTTGCCTATGAAACCTATGACTTTTATATACTAGATATTGTGTTTCCAACTTCATCTGGACTAGAGATTGCGACGACGATTCGCACCATAAATCAAACAGTACCCATTATTTTTTTGACAACCTATTCAGCCTATATGGAACAAGTATTTAAAGTTAATACGTTTGATTACTTGTTAAAGCCAGTTTTAGCGTCTGATTTAACAGCGACCTTGGATCGTCTGACACATTATCTACAGCTTAGTGATGCAACATTTCAATTTCAATTCAATAAAATCGTCTATCGCATCCCTTTACGCCGCATCTGCTACTTTGAAAAGTGCCGACGTACTGTCTTTATTCATCTAGCCAATGGGGAAGAATTTGAAACGATTTTAACAACGAAAAGCTTACTTGAAAAACTTAGTGCTGATTTTGTGCAAATCCACCATTCCTATATTATCAATGTTACCTATATACAAAAAATGAGTCAAAAAAGTATGCTACTTACTAGTCATAAACAACAAATTAACCTGCCGATGAGTCGAAAATTTAACTCTATCGCAAAGGAACAAATCCTCATCCGACTCAGGGAGACGATCTAA
- a CDS encoding glutamate synthase subunit beta, producing the protein MADPFGFMKYKRKDNPYRSVSERVLDFKELQIPLDVEERKEQAARCMGCGIPFCHEGDFYGGGRAVSGCPNDNLIPEWNDLVYRNEFKKAFERLSRTNPIPEMTGRVCPAPCEKSCTESLNGEGVTIHDNERFIIDNAFEQGWVADSGRPKERTDFTIAIVGSGPAGLSAAWRLNQLGHNVTIYERADRFGGLLMYGIPNMKLDKDIVQRRIDVMKEVGIEFIANTEIGRDIAYDTLTSNYDRVIIATGASVPRDLTIPGRELSGVKLAVDFLTDITKIVLSNGDKKMRQSLKGKHVVVIGGGDTGNDCIGTAVRLGAASVTQLEITPELPGERTASNPWPEYPMVGRKGYGQEEAIAAGNINLTRYATSTTEFVGAERGQLIAINTVKVGPDFKPLAGTEETLKADLVLLAMGFTGAEQSVFQGFGITQIFDDNTTNNEKVYVSGDAKRGPSLVIWGIREGRKTAEKIDDTLRVLVTQ; encoded by the coding sequence ATGGCAGATCCATTTGGCTTTATGAAGTACAAACGTAAGGATAATCCTTATCGTTCGGTTTCTGAACGTGTGTTAGACTTTAAGGAGTTGCAAATCCCCCTTGACGTTGAAGAGCGAAAAGAACAAGCAGCACGCTGTATGGGCTGTGGGATTCCTTTCTGTCATGAAGGTGACTTTTATGGTGGCGGTCGTGCGGTATCGGGCTGTCCTAACGATAATCTTATTCCTGAATGGAATGACTTAGTTTACCGTAATGAGTTTAAGAAAGCATTCGAACGCTTGTCACGGACAAACCCTATTCCTGAGATGACAGGACGCGTATGTCCTGCACCATGTGAAAAAAGTTGTACCGAATCCTTAAACGGTGAAGGGGTTACCATCCATGATAATGAACGCTTTATCATCGATAATGCCTTTGAACAAGGGTGGGTAGCTGATAGTGGTCGGCCTAAAGAACGGACTGACTTTACTATCGCAATCGTTGGCTCTGGCCCTGCTGGTCTTTCTGCAGCATGGCGCCTTAACCAATTAGGTCATAACGTGACGATTTATGAACGTGCTGACCGCTTTGGTGGCTTGCTCATGTACGGTATTCCGAATATGAAACTGGATAAAGATATCGTTCAACGTCGGATTGATGTCATGAAAGAAGTTGGTATCGAATTTATTGCCAATACTGAAATTGGTCGTGATATCGCCTATGATACATTGACATCAAATTATGATCGTGTCATCATCGCAACAGGTGCAAGTGTACCACGTGATTTGACTATTCCAGGTCGTGAACTAAGTGGTGTCAAGTTGGCGGTTGATTTCTTAACAGATATCACAAAAATTGTCTTGTCAAATGGCGACAAAAAAATGCGCCAATCACTTAAAGGTAAACACGTGGTTGTTATCGGTGGTGGGGATACAGGTAATGACTGTATCGGAACTGCAGTGCGACTTGGTGCTGCTAGTGTGACACAGCTTGAGATTACACCAGAGTTACCTGGTGAGCGTACAGCGTCAAATCCATGGCCAGAATATCCGATGGTTGGACGCAAAGGCTACGGTCAAGAAGAAGCCATCGCTGCAGGTAACATCAATTTGACACGTTATGCGACATCGACGACTGAATTTGTCGGTGCAGAACGTGGCCAATTGATCGCCATCAACACCGTTAAGGTCGGACCTGACTTTAAACCACTTGCAGGGACTGAAGAAACGCTTAAGGCAGACCTTGTTTTACTTGCCATGGGCTTTACTGGTGCAGAGCAATCAGTCTTCCAAGGATTTGGCATCACGCAAATCTTTGATGACAATACAACAAATAATGAAAAAGTATATGTCTCTGGCGATGCAAAACGTGGTCCCTCTCTTGTTATCTGGGGCATTCGTGAAGGCCGTAAAACAGCTGAAAAAATCGATGATACGTTGCGCGTGTTAGTGACGCAATAA
- a CDS encoding GHKL domain-containing protein, which yields MFKKTHFCFIISIISIPCISTFILTLAIMSEVSLFNYKYFMPIFITICIVYMNICICYLYFLLKSYFKKLASATTQNKVFKSELYFYKQLNQSQTELSAIKHDLKNQYLLLLGLACHDDTANIKRYLENALDSLKHNDNYYTEDYLLNFLINDKKNLADQHHINFQAKVFLSKHSRLDSDILAILLGNLIDNAINALNRLPADQEKKINILIKQANHNLLIELTNQFDIREVTARKHRESAGIGIKNIKKIVHDHNGIYRQWITSDIFHTSILLFDIYSSSDISA from the coding sequence ATGTTTAAAAAAACACATTTTTGCTTTATCATTAGCATCATCTCGATACCTTGTATCAGTACCTTTATCCTAACCTTGGCAATCATGTCCGAAGTAAGCTTATTTAACTATAAGTACTTTATGCCCATCTTTATCACTATCTGTATTGTCTACATGAATATCTGCATCTGTTATCTATACTTTTTGTTGAAAAGTTATTTTAAAAAACTAGCTTCTGCGACGACTCAAAATAAAGTGTTTAAATCAGAACTCTATTTTTACAAGCAACTCAATCAATCACAAACAGAATTATCGGCAATCAAACATGATTTAAAAAATCAATACCTGTTGCTATTAGGATTAGCCTGTCATGATGATACGGCTAATATCAAACGCTATTTAGAAAATGCTTTAGATAGCCTTAAGCATAATGATAACTACTACACTGAAGATTACCTACTCAATTTTCTAATCAACGACAAAAAAAATCTTGCTGACCAACATCATATTAACTTTCAAGCTAAAGTTTTTTTATCAAAACACAGTCGGCTTGATAGTGACATATTAGCCATACTTCTTGGGAATTTAATCGATAATGCAATTAATGCTTTAAACCGCTTACCCGCAGATCAAGAAAAGAAGATCAACATCTTGATCAAACAAGCGAATCATAACCTATTGATTGAGCTAACGAACCAATTTGACATTAGGGAAGTAACAGCTCGTAAACATAGAGAATCAGCAGGTATTGGCATAAAAAATATCAAAAAAATTGTTCATGACCACAATGGGATTTATAGACAATGGATTACGTCAGATATTTTTCATACCAGTATTTTACTATTCGATATCTATTCGTCATCTGACATCTCGGCATAA
- a CDS encoding ABC transporter permease: protein MSLVLNRLTNTIGQIISSSTWWIVAILTTVLQPFLAYISAQQIASLGLDATPDLYPELAQAIPPVDYLGFDATFLGLVPMVVLGAILGANDYQNHRLRNLFLTQSNRSQVFMVKTIALIVTSLGLSLVSIYLTILTTHVGLRSLGLNLIRLSPIAWQYIGYTGFYWLMLTVLSFGLAMLSKNVILPLFVLIPQIYNLGAFLAERWDWATYLPVAAGNGLLATPTDLIPQTISEGVIVLIAWPLLMMIIAYVRFIKRDVGGAY, encoded by the coding sequence ATGTCACTAGTTTTAAACAGATTAACTAATACGATAGGTCAGATTATATCAAGTAGTACTTGGTGGATAGTTGCTATTTTGACCACTGTGCTACAACCTTTTTTAGCCTATATTTCAGCTCAACAAATCGCAAGTTTAGGCTTAGATGCAACACCAGACCTATATCCCGAACTTGCTCAAGCCATTCCACCTGTTGACTATTTAGGCTTTGATGCAACATTTCTAGGCCTAGTCCCGATGGTAGTTTTGGGTGCAATACTTGGTGCCAATGATTATCAAAACCATCGGTTAAGAAATCTATTCTTGACACAAAGTAATCGTTCTCAAGTATTCATGGTAAAAACGATTGCCCTTATTGTGACGAGTTTAGGACTGTCACTTGTATCGATTTACCTGACTATTTTGACAACGCATGTTGGGTTACGATCGTTGGGATTAAATTTGATTAGGCTTAGCCCAATCGCTTGGCAATATATTGGCTATACTGGATTTTATTGGTTGATGTTGACCGTATTATCTTTTGGTTTAGCTATGCTATCAAAAAATGTGATACTACCTTTGTTTGTGTTAATACCACAAATCTATAATTTGGGCGCTTTTTTAGCTGAGAGATGGGACTGGGCAACTTATTTACCTGTGGCAGCTGGAAATGGCCTCTTAGCAACACCTACTGATTTAATCCCTCAAACAATTTCTGAAGGGGTTATTGTCCTGATTGCTTGGCCACTTTTAATGATGATCATCGCCTATGTCAGATTCATTAAACGAGATGTTGGAGGTGCTTATTGA